One genomic region from bacterium encodes:
- the gltX gene encoding glutamate--tRNA ligase, whose product MSQVRVRFAPSPTGFVHIGGLRTALYNYLFARQQGGAFILRIEDTDRERFVEGATENLISVLEWAGLIPDEGPKCGGAFGPYFQSERTEIYRHYAFELLEKGQAYYAFDSAADIEAMRQRAKVQGNPFARYNALTRLQMRNSLSLSAAEVAEALRAGTPYTIRLLVPAERKFAVDDAIRGHVVFDSKEVDDQVLLKSDGYPTYHLANVVDDHLMAITHVIRGEEWLSSVPKHLLLYEYFGWQPPRMAHLPLISNPDGSKMSKRDIQSLDALPAGKVDPDVASYIQKGYEKAALLNYIALLGWNPGEGDERQVFSLDELVHEFSLERINKAAAIFDLKKLNWINKEHIMRRTPAAIAAEVAALEAAEEYRPVDPAYLLQVVGLMRDRLHFIGDFWKLSGYFFRDPETYEPEALKKRWNSDTAALLTEFGSTFAEASIMDAAAYEQALRMVAERHGLSGSALIHPVRLAVTGVSVGPGLFELLAILGPSTVLRRLNRAVAVIPGLLETVSSLTKTERAKCP is encoded by the coding sequence GTGTCTCAGGTTCGAGTTCGATTCGCTCCCAGTCCCACCGGCTTTGTGCACATCGGCGGCTTGCGTACCGCACTCTATAACTATCTCTTCGCGCGTCAGCAGGGTGGCGCCTTTATTCTGCGCATTGAGGATACCGACCGCGAACGGTTTGTCGAGGGGGCGACGGAGAATCTGATCAGCGTGCTCGAATGGGCCGGCCTGATCCCCGATGAGGGCCCGAAATGTGGTGGGGCTTTTGGTCCTTATTTCCAGTCCGAGCGGACGGAAATCTACCGCCACTATGCCTTTGAGCTCCTCGAAAAGGGGCAAGCCTACTATGCGTTCGATTCGGCCGCGGACATTGAGGCCATGCGCCAGCGTGCCAAAGTGCAGGGCAATCCCTTCGCCCGATATAATGCGCTCACGCGTTTGCAGATGCGGAACAGCCTGAGCCTGTCCGCGGCTGAGGTGGCGGAAGCCCTTCGCGCCGGCACCCCCTATACCATCCGCCTGCTGGTCCCTGCAGAGCGCAAGTTCGCGGTGGATGACGCGATCCGCGGCCATGTGGTTTTCGATAGCAAGGAGGTCGACGACCAGGTGCTGCTCAAATCCGACGGCTATCCGACCTATCATCTCGCCAACGTGGTCGATGATCACTTGATGGCGATCACCCACGTGATTCGCGGGGAGGAGTGGCTTAGCTCGGTGCCCAAGCATTTGCTCCTCTATGAGTATTTCGGCTGGCAGCCCCCGAGAATGGCCCACCTGCCGCTCATCTCCAATCCGGACGGCAGCAAGATGAGCAAGCGGGATATCCAATCGCTCGATGCCCTGCCTGCAGGCAAGGTCGATCCTGATGTGGCCTCCTACATCCAAAAAGGGTATGAGAAAGCGGCGCTGCTTAATTATATCGCCCTGTTGGGATGGAATCCCGGCGAAGGGGACGAGCGCCAGGTCTTCAGTCTCGACGAGCTGGTGCACGAGTTCTCGCTCGAGCGGATCAACAAGGCCGCGGCGATCTTTGATTTGAAAAAGCTCAACTGGATCAACAAGGAGCATATCATGCGGCGCACGCCGGCCGCGATCGCGGCGGAAGTTGCTGCGCTCGAGGCGGCAGAGGAGTACCGTCCCGTCGATCCGGCCTACCTGTTGCAGGTCGTCGGACTGATGCGCGACCGCCTCCATTTTATTGGGGATTTCTGGAAGCTCTCGGGTTATTTCTTCCGTGATCCAGAGACCTATGAACCCGAAGCCCTGAAAAAGCGCTGGAACAGCGACACGGCCGCGCTGCTCACCGAATTCGGCAGCACCTTTGCAGAGGCCTCCATCATGGATGCAGCGGCCTATGAGCAGGCGCTGCGCATGGTGGCGGAGCGTCACGGACTGAGCGGCAGCGCTTTGATCCATCCGGTCCGGCTGGCCGTCACCGGCGTCAGCGTAGGGCCGGGGCTCTTCGAACTGCTAGCAATCCTGGGGCCGAGTACCGTACTGCGCCGGCTTAACCGGGCTGTGGCCGTCATCCCCGGATTGCTGGAAACGGTTTCATCTCTAACCAAAACGGAACGAGCGAAATGTCCATGA